Proteins encoded together in one Thiohalophilus sp. window:
- a CDS encoding type 1 glutamine amidotransferase, which yields MRAHYLQHVPFEGLGSIEHWLKTNGYELTHTQFFNTTDLPDSNLVDFLVVMGGPMSVNDVDTYPWLIPEKQFVREIIESGKPVMGICLGAQIIASAMGARVFPGSVKEIGWFPIHAVDSADSSVFSFPSSETVFHWHGETFDLPSGAIRLAKSEGCENQAFQLGKSVIGLQFHLETTPDSARQIVAHCRDELGPAKYVQSEKDILSASQNRYKSVNHLMDSVLAFLQRNSG from the coding sequence ATGCGTGCACACTATTTGCAACATGTTCCCTTTGAAGGGCTTGGTAGCATTGAGCACTGGTTAAAAACAAATGGGTACGAGTTAACCCATACACAATTCTTTAACACAACCGACTTGCCGGATAGCAATCTGGTCGATTTTCTTGTGGTCATGGGCGGTCCGATGAGTGTAAATGATGTAGATACTTATCCCTGGCTTATTCCAGAAAAGCAGTTTGTTCGAGAAATTATCGAGTCTGGCAAACCTGTAATGGGGATCTGTCTTGGTGCCCAGATTATTGCAAGTGCAATGGGGGCTAGGGTCTTTCCTGGTTCTGTGAAGGAAATCGGGTGGTTTCCGATCCATGCAGTGGATTCTGCCGATAGCTCCGTTTTCAGTTTTCCTTCGTCAGAAACTGTGTTCCACTGGCACGGAGAGACATTTGATTTGCCATCGGGTGCGATACGGCTGGCCAAGAGTGAAGGGTGCGAGAATCAGGCGTTTCAACTGGGTAAGTCAGTGATCGGTTTGCAATTTCATCTTGAAACAACACCTGACTCAGCAAGACAGATTGTTGCTCATTGTCGCGACGAGTTGGGCCCAGCAAAATACGTACAGTCAGAGAAAGATATCCTGTCCGCGAGCCAAAATCGTTACAAATCTGTAAATCATCTAATGGATAGTGTCCTTGCCTTTCTTCAGCGAAACAGTGGTTAA
- a CDS encoding type II toxin-antitoxin system HipA family toxin encodes MGRKRQSRNLDVYVGTSQVGLYRRAPDGSTSFRYDPNWLGSQRAFAISLSMPLSDRIWSGAQVSSVFDGLLPDDPRVRDKIAAREQAESGATFDLLAAIGRDCVGALRFVPEGENPGDPTAMAARAISDEEIAQRLAALGTSPLGIQGEEDEFRVSLAGVQEKTALLRLNGAWHLPLGPTPTSHIFKPALKEGPNGADFSDMPWNEWTCLEFCRALGLDAAHAEVLRLGGDPVLVVARFDRRWQDGILYRLPQEDLCQAFGVPPTRKYQSDGGPGIVEVMQLLNGAIAPYEDRLRFMKAQIVFWLLAAIDGHAKNFSVFLSPGGFYLTPLYDVMSAAPYPELSDHKVRLAMALGDNNHYRVKEIMPRHFYQTGRKAGLRNADIDDLFEALRNKIGDALAKVEALAGQADVPDTTVGAILQGIHDRARRLE; translated from the coding sequence ATGGGCCGTAAGCGCCAATCCCGCAATCTGGATGTCTATGTCGGCACGAGCCAGGTCGGTCTTTATCGGCGTGCGCCGGATGGATCGACGTCCTTTCGCTACGACCCGAACTGGCTCGGTTCGCAGCGGGCCTTTGCGATTTCCCTGTCGATGCCGCTGTCCGATCGCATTTGGTCCGGCGCCCAGGTGAGCAGTGTCTTCGACGGGCTTCTGCCCGATGATCCGAGGGTACGAGACAAGATTGCCGCGCGCGAGCAGGCCGAAAGCGGTGCCACCTTTGACTTGCTGGCGGCCATCGGGCGTGACTGTGTCGGGGCGTTGCGCTTCGTGCCCGAGGGGGAGAATCCCGGCGATCCGACGGCGATGGCCGCACGAGCAATAAGCGATGAGGAAATCGCGCAGCGGCTTGCTGCTCTTGGGACATCGCCTCTGGGCATCCAGGGCGAGGAGGATGAGTTTCGGGTATCGCTGGCCGGGGTGCAGGAGAAAACCGCTTTGTTGCGTCTGAACGGGGCATGGCATCTGCCGCTTGGTCCGACACCAACCTCGCATATCTTCAAACCGGCGCTCAAGGAAGGGCCCAACGGTGCAGATTTTTCCGATATGCCGTGGAACGAGTGGACCTGTCTGGAATTTTGCCGCGCATTGGGTCTCGATGCCGCGCACGCCGAGGTGTTGAGATTGGGTGGCGATCCGGTCCTGGTGGTGGCGCGTTTTGACCGTCGCTGGCAGGACGGGATTTTGTATCGCCTGCCGCAGGAAGATCTTTGTCAGGCGTTCGGGGTGCCGCCCACTCGTAAATACCAGAGTGACGGCGGCCCCGGCATTGTCGAGGTCATGCAACTGCTCAATGGTGCGATTGCACCCTATGAGGACCGTTTGCGGTTTATGAAAGCGCAGATCGTCTTCTGGCTGCTCGCGGCCATTGACGGCCACGCCAAGAATTTCTCGGTGTTCTTATCCCCAGGCGGTTTTTACCTGACGCCGCTTTACGATGTGATGAGCGCCGCGCCGTATCCCGAGCTCAGTGACCACAAGGTCCGACTGGCCATGGCGTTGGGAGATAACAATCATTACCGGGTCAAGGAGATCATGCCACGGCATTTTTATCAGACCGGGCGTAAAGCCGGTTTGCGCAATGCGGATATAGATGATTTGTTTGAAGCGTTGAGGAACAAGATCGGCGATGCGCTTGCCAAGGTGGAAGCTTTAGCAGGCCAGGCCGATGTGCCAGATACCACGGTGGGAGCGATCCTGCAGGGTATCCATGACCGGGCAAGACGGCTCGAATAA
- a CDS encoding AlpA family transcriptional regulator yields MKSTSHTSRRLLRRKEVEEQTGLSKAAIYRGIREGTFPQPVSLGPRMVAWPESAINEWIDNKLVDYDPGYRAESR; encoded by the coding sequence ATGAAAAGTACCTCTCACACATCCCGGCGATTGCTACGCCGGAAAGAAGTTGAAGAACAAACAGGACTGTCTAAAGCTGCCATCTATCGCGGTATTCGCGAAGGTACATTTCCCCAACCGGTATCTTTGGGGCCACGTATGGTGGCCTGGCCCGAGTCGGCCATCAATGAATGGATTGATAATAAGTTGGTGGATTATGACCCTGGGTATCGGGCTGAGAGCCGATGA
- a CDS encoding cation-transporting P-type ATPase, which produces MTKQNTDTQHQNTETNHPDWHALASEAVFERLASTEQGLDEAEAQQRREQYGLNQLRIQQVEPAWRRLLRQFNNVLIYVLLGAGIITLLLGHWIDSGVIFGVVVINALIGFVQEGKAQKALAAIQQLLTRQARVRREGQIKTVDATQLVPGDVVLLQSGDKVPADLRLFKSRQLRIDESLLTGESMASEKSREPDDPKSLLADRASMAYSGTLVTYGQGLGVVVAIGNETEVGRISDMLQSVETLTTPLLQKIAEFSRWLTGSILVIASATFAFGVLIKDYTAGEMFLAAVGLAVAAIPEGLPAIMTITLAIGVQRMARRNAIIRRLPAVETLGSVTVICSDKTGTLTQNVMIARHVVTADRQYAISGDGYDPHGEFSHNEKSIEVDTDPVLQELSRAALLCNDARIEKHNEEWQLSGDPTEGALIALGMKTGLEPAHQSEEWPRDDAIPFESEHRFMATLHHDHAGHGFIYVKGAPEQILSMSSHQRTNGETTPLNIQYWHEQMQQLAEDGQRVLAIAFNTTDSDHRELNFNDVEAGLTLLGMVGIMDPPRDEAIESIRQCHSAGIRIKMITGDHATTALSIARQMGIVADNSQALTGADLDDNDDAALRQIVRDTDVFARVNPEQKLRLVEALQAQNNVVAMTGDGVNDAPALKRADVGVAMGKKGTEVAREAAEMVLADDNFASIARAIEEGRIVYDNLKKSIMFILPTNGGEALTLVGAILLGMMLPITPVQILWINMVTAVTLALSLAFEPAEGQVMARPPRDPAEPVFTPFLIWRIAFVSLILAAGTFGLFFWERGQGTGIDEARTMAVNVLVLFEMFYLLNSRFLIENSLTWRVFLNNRYVLYAIGLLILLQLAFTYWGPLQLLFNTTALTLADWLRIILIAASVFFIVELEKWVIRYWLDRNIGGKPVR; this is translated from the coding sequence GTGACAAAACAAAATACAGATACGCAGCACCAGAACACCGAAACCAACCATCCTGACTGGCACGCCCTGGCCAGTGAGGCCGTCTTTGAACGCCTTGCCAGTACCGAGCAGGGCCTGGACGAGGCCGAAGCACAACAACGACGTGAGCAGTATGGGCTGAATCAGCTGCGGATCCAGCAGGTCGAACCGGCCTGGCGGCGATTGCTCCGTCAGTTCAATAATGTCCTGATCTACGTGCTGCTCGGTGCCGGTATCATTACCCTGCTGCTGGGGCACTGGATCGATAGCGGCGTCATCTTTGGCGTGGTCGTCATCAACGCCCTGATCGGCTTTGTTCAGGAAGGCAAGGCGCAAAAGGCACTGGCCGCCATCCAGCAGTTATTGACCCGCCAGGCCCGGGTCCGCCGTGAAGGACAGATTAAAACAGTCGATGCGACACAGCTGGTACCCGGTGATGTGGTCCTGTTGCAGTCGGGAGACAAGGTACCGGCCGATCTGCGGCTGTTCAAATCGCGCCAACTGCGAATCGACGAGTCACTGCTAACCGGTGAATCGATGGCGTCGGAGAAAAGCCGCGAACCTGACGATCCAAAAAGTTTGCTGGCCGATCGCGCTTCCATGGCCTATTCCGGCACCCTGGTCACCTACGGCCAGGGCCTGGGTGTGGTGGTGGCGATCGGTAACGAGACCGAGGTGGGCCGGATCAGCGATATGCTGCAATCAGTGGAAACACTGACCACGCCATTGCTGCAAAAAATTGCCGAGTTCTCCCGCTGGCTGACCGGGAGCATTCTGGTCATCGCCTCGGCCACCTTTGCCTTTGGTGTGTTAATCAAGGATTACACTGCTGGCGAAATGTTCCTCGCCGCGGTCGGACTGGCCGTCGCCGCCATTCCCGAAGGGCTGCCCGCCATCATGACCATCACCCTGGCCATCGGGGTACAGCGCATGGCACGGCGCAACGCGATCATTCGCCGCCTGCCGGCGGTCGAGACCCTCGGCTCGGTGACCGTGATCTGCTCCGACAAGACCGGCACCCTCACCCAGAATGTCATGATTGCCCGTCACGTGGTGACGGCGGACCGGCAGTATGCGATCAGCGGGGACGGCTATGATCCTCACGGCGAATTTTCTCATAATGAAAAATCCATCGAGGTCGACACCGATCCGGTACTTCAGGAATTGAGTCGTGCCGCCCTGCTCTGTAACGATGCCCGTATCGAAAAACATAACGAGGAATGGCAACTGAGCGGCGATCCGACCGAAGGTGCACTGATTGCCCTGGGAATGAAGACCGGACTCGAGCCGGCGCATCAGAGCGAAGAATGGCCCCGGGATGATGCCATCCCGTTTGAATCCGAACATCGTTTTATGGCGACGCTGCATCACGATCATGCCGGGCACGGCTTTATCTATGTCAAGGGCGCGCCGGAACAGATCCTGTCCATGAGCTCGCATCAACGTACCAATGGCGAGACCACCCCGTTGAATATCCAATACTGGCATGAACAGATGCAGCAACTGGCCGAAGACGGCCAGCGCGTCCTGGCGATCGCCTTTAACACCACCGACAGTGATCATCGCGAGCTGAACTTCAACGATGTGGAAGCCGGTCTGACCCTGCTGGGCATGGTCGGGATCATGGACCCGCCGCGCGATGAAGCGATCGAATCGATTCGCCAGTGCCATTCGGCCGGGATCCGAATCAAGATGATCACCGGCGATCATGCCACCACCGCGCTGTCCATCGCGCGTCAGATGGGGATCGTCGCCGACAACAGCCAGGCCCTGACCGGGGCCGACCTGGATGACAATGATGACGCTGCGCTGCGCCAAATCGTGCGCGACACCGATGTGTTTGCCAGGGTGAATCCGGAACAGAAGTTAAGACTGGTGGAAGCGCTGCAGGCGCAGAATAATGTCGTGGCCATGACCGGCGACGGGGTCAACGACGCCCCGGCATTAAAGCGTGCCGATGTGGGCGTGGCAATGGGCAAAAAAGGCACCGAAGTGGCCCGTGAAGCCGCGGAGATGGTGCTGGCCGACGATAACTTTGCCTCCATCGCCCGGGCCATCGAGGAAGGCCGGATTGTTTATGACAATCTGAAAAAATCGATCATGTTCATTCTGCCCACCAACGGCGGCGAGGCGCTGACCCTGGTGGGTGCCATATTGCTGGGGATGATGCTGCCGATCACGCCGGTACAGATTCTCTGGATCAACATGGTCACCGCCGTCACCCTGGCGCTCTCCCTCGCCTTCGAGCCGGCCGAGGGTCAGGTAATGGCCCGACCACCGCGCGATCCGGCTGAACCGGTCTTTACGCCCTTTTTGATCTGGCGAATCGCGTTTGTCTCGTTAATTCTGGCGGCCGGCACCTTCGGCCTGTTTTTCTGGGAGCGCGGCCAGGGGACCGGCATCGACGAAGCGCGCACCATGGCGGTGAATGTGCTGGTGCTGTTTGAAATGTTTTATCTGTTGAATTCCCGCTTTTTGATCGAAAACTCGCTGACCTGGCGGGTCTTCCTGAACAACCGTTATGTACTTTACGCCATCGGCCTGCTGATCCTGCTGCAGCTCGCCTTTACGTACTGGGGGCCACTGCAGCTGTTGTTCAATACCACAGCGCTGACGCTGGCTGACTGGCTGCGCATCATCCTGATCGCCGCATCCGTATTCTTCATCGTGGAACTGGAAAAGTGGGTTATCCGATACTGGCTGGATCGGAATATTGGCGGCAAGCCGGTACGCTGA
- a CDS encoding TlpA disulfide reductase family protein, giving the protein MLLIRPLTALFALSLLFTTAVQAAEKPSLMKNPIPAPGFTLEDMDGNTHRMEDYAGRVMVVNFWATWCPPCREEMPSMNRAWKTLKQHDIAMLGINVGEDEDTIFTFTGDYPVNFPILLDRDSSVIQAWPVRGLPTTFVVDKQGQIVYRVIGGREWDAPELVDMLIELQNR; this is encoded by the coding sequence ATGTTGTTAATCCGACCGCTTACCGCGCTGTTTGCACTGAGCCTGTTGTTCACCACGGCCGTTCAGGCCGCTGAAAAACCGAGCCTGATGAAAAACCCGATCCCCGCTCCCGGGTTCACGCTCGAGGACATGGACGGTAATACGCATCGGATGGAAGATTATGCCGGTCGCGTGATGGTGGTGAATTTCTGGGCCACCTGGTGTCCGCCCTGTCGTGAAGAGATGCCCTCCATGAACCGGGCCTGGAAAACACTCAAGCAACATGATATCGCCATGCTGGGGATCAACGTGGGCGAAGATGAAGATACCATCTTCACCTTTACCGGCGATTATCCGGTCAATTTTCCGATCCTGCTGGATCGGGATTCCAGCGTGATTCAGGCATGGCCGGTACGCGGCCTGCCCACCACTTTCGTCGTGGACAAGCAGGGCCAGATTGTTTATCGCGTCATCGGCGGTCGGGAATGGGATGCGCCTGAACTGGTCGATATGCTGATCGAGCTACAAAATCGGTAA
- a CDS encoding MOSC domain-containing protein — translation MSILQPVCVSHLLIGRAEAYGPNGEPSAIDKHPVAGPLALRATGFAGDQQGDTRHHGGLDKAIHHYPAEHYTAWRRALPELSAERFSIGGFGENVSSRGITEQNVCVGDIFAFGSATLQVTQARQPCWKLNLRFGTPQMARRVQESGRTGWYYRVLEEGTVETGEPLILRERPLPDWPLAKLLHYLYSEPLDRRALCAIAALTPLASTWRQLAETRLRTGQVEAWTRRLETPAHM, via the coding sequence ATGAGCATCCTTCAACCGGTATGCGTTAGTCATCTGCTGATTGGACGTGCCGAGGCGTATGGACCCAACGGGGAGCCAAGTGCCATCGACAAGCACCCTGTGGCCGGTCCGCTGGCGTTGCGTGCCACCGGTTTTGCCGGCGATCAGCAGGGTGACACCCGTCATCACGGGGGACTCGACAAGGCCATCCACCACTATCCTGCCGAGCACTACACGGCGTGGCGGCGTGCGCTTCCCGAACTGTCTGCCGAACGCTTCAGTATCGGGGGATTTGGCGAGAATGTCAGCTCCCGCGGGATAACCGAACAGAATGTGTGCGTGGGGGATATCTTCGCGTTCGGGTCGGCCACTCTCCAGGTTACCCAGGCACGGCAGCCCTGCTGGAAACTCAATCTGCGTTTCGGCACGCCGCAGATGGCCCGGCGGGTACAGGAAAGTGGCCGTACGGGCTGGTACTATCGCGTGCTGGAGGAAGGAACCGTTGAGACCGGAGAGCCTCTGATCCTGCGTGAGCGGCCTCTCCCGGACTGGCCGCTGGCAAAACTGCTGCACTACCTCTATAGCGAACCGCTGGACAGACGCGCCCTGTGCGCGATCGCGGCGTTGACACCGCTGGCCTCTACCTGGCGGCAGCTGGCCGAGACTCGCCTGCGCACCGGCCAAGTGGAGGCGTGGACGCGCCGCCTTGAGACCCCTGCCCATATGTAG
- a CDS encoding metalloregulator ArsR/SmtB family transcription factor, with protein sequence MSSGNFKHDLFAQFARVGKALGNGNRLEILEYLAQGERSVEALANVAGLTVANTSQHLQHLRQAGLVTTRKEGLKVYYRLSSNDVLDLIDALRRVAEHHVAEVEQLINSYLTVKDDLEPIPRDELLARARDGHVTVIDVRPPEEYAAGHLPGAVNIPLSELEQRLAELGENRDQEIVAYCRGPHCVLAFDAVARLREKGLKARRLEDGYPEWKTAGLPVEEQTQPE encoded by the coding sequence ATGTCAAGCGGCAATTTCAAGCACGATCTCTTCGCCCAGTTCGCCCGGGTCGGCAAGGCCCTGGGGAACGGTAACCGCCTGGAAATCCTGGAATATCTGGCCCAGGGCGAGCGCAGCGTCGAGGCCCTGGCCAACGTCGCCGGGCTGACCGTGGCCAACACCTCCCAGCATCTGCAGCACCTGCGCCAGGCCGGGCTGGTGACCACCCGCAAGGAAGGCCTCAAGGTCTATTATCGGCTGAGCAGCAACGATGTGCTGGATTTGATCGATGCCCTGCGGCGGGTGGCGGAACACCATGTGGCCGAAGTGGAACAGTTGATCAACAGTTACCTGACCGTGAAAGACGATCTGGAGCCGATTCCCCGCGACGAGCTGCTGGCCCGGGCCCGCGACGGCCACGTCACGGTCATCGACGTGCGCCCGCCCGAGGAATACGCCGCCGGCCACCTGCCCGGCGCGGTCAACATTCCCCTGAGTGAGCTGGAACAGCGACTGGCCGAACTGGGTGAGAACCGGGATCAGGAGATCGTCGCCTACTGCCGCGGACCGCATTGCGTGCTGGCCTTCGATGCCGTTGCCCGCCTGCGCGAGAAAGGCCTTAAAGCGCGACGTCTTGAAGACGGCTATCCTGAATGGAAAACCGCCGGTCTGCCGGTGGAAGAACAAACCCAGCCGGAATAG
- a CDS encoding helix-turn-helix transcriptional regulator, which translates to MTKAVRNNRELGEAIRAARLGKNLRQVDVARKASLRQALISEMENGATSARVDTVFKVLAALELDLAIIPRHSAAFDPTDY; encoded by the coding sequence ATGACAAAGGCGGTACGCAATAACAGAGAACTTGGCGAGGCTATCCGCGCCGCAAGACTTGGCAAAAACCTGCGCCAAGTCGATGTTGCGCGCAAGGCCTCACTGCGTCAGGCGTTGATTTCCGAGATGGAAAATGGGGCAACGAGCGCGCGGGTGGACACGGTGTTCAAGGTCCTTGCCGCGCTCGAGCTGGATCTGGCCATCATTCCGCGCCACAGCGCCGCGTTCGATCCGACGGATTACTAG
- a CDS encoding class II glutamine amidotransferase, translating into MCELLGLSSNLPATLRLSLQRLAGHAAPPTSMRDGWGIAYYEDTDVRLIKDAEPANDSDWLRFVSQHDLRSPIVMAHIRKATVGALSYRNAQPFVREMAGRMHCFAHNGWLPGLLETPAFQSTRFSPVGETDSEQAFCALLEDLGALWVQAGEIPPLEARLNIVTAFAARLRQFGPANFLYSDGDALFAHGDRRKSPTTGEVVAPGLVYLLRECPPSGATITANGLSVTAADQAVALVASVPLSAERWQEMTEGEVTVFRAGRIADRRVAGPA; encoded by the coding sequence GTGTGTGAGCTTCTCGGTCTGTCCAGCAATCTGCCTGCGACCTTGAGGCTGTCGCTGCAACGGCTGGCCGGGCATGCTGCACCGCCGACCTCGATGCGTGACGGCTGGGGGATCGCTTACTATGAGGACACCGATGTCCGGCTGATCAAGGATGCGGAGCCGGCAAATGACAGCGACTGGCTCCGGTTTGTAAGCCAGCACGATCTGCGCAGTCCCATCGTGATGGCGCATATCCGCAAGGCCACGGTCGGTGCGCTGTCCTATCGCAACGCCCAGCCCTTTGTGCGCGAGATGGCGGGCCGGATGCACTGCTTTGCGCATAATGGATGGCTGCCCGGACTTCTCGAAACACCTGCTTTCCAGTCGACCCGCTTTAGCCCTGTCGGCGAGACGGATTCGGAACAGGCCTTCTGTGCCCTGCTCGAAGACCTCGGCGCGCTCTGGGTTCAAGCCGGCGAGATCCCTCCGCTCGAGGCGCGCCTGAACATCGTCACGGCCTTCGCCGCGCGGCTGCGCCAATTTGGCCCGGCGAATTTTCTCTATTCGGATGGCGATGCCCTCTTTGCCCACGGTGACCGGCGCAAGTCGCCCACAACGGGTGAAGTCGTGGCGCCGGGGCTTGTGTATTTGCTGCGCGAATGCCCGCCGAGTGGCGCGACCATCACCGCAAATGGCCTGTCCGTGACCGCCGCCGATCAGGCTGTCGCCCTCGTTGCCAGCGTTCCTTTGAGCGCAGAGCGCTGGCAGGAGATGACCGAAGGGGAGGTCACCGTGTTTCGGGCCGGACGGATCGCAGACAGACGGGTCGCAGGGCCTGCGTGA